The Moorena producens PAL-8-15-08-1 genomic interval GAGACTCCAGAGAACCAGAAAGGTTGATTTTGCCAGAATCCAAACCAATCGGTAAACCCAACTTGGGCACTAGCTTATTCAGTTGAATTTTAGAGGCTCTGGCCTCCAATTCCACCATGCCCCGATTTACCTGACCTGTAGCCTTCACCTTACCCCCTTCTACCCCCAGCTGCATATCTCCCGTTGCCTTAATAGATTTAGGAGAAAAGGATTTGAGACTACCAGAGAGGTTGATTTTCCCTGTGGTCAACTGTCCCGACAGGGGTAAGAAGGGGTCTAGAGGCACAGCGTTAGCCACTACAGCAGCTTCCCACTTACTCGTTTTAAGGTTTCCTGTACCCGTGGCAGTAATTGTCCCTTTACCGACCTTGACCTGGGTGTTACGCAGTAAAATATTCTGATTGAGCAACAGGAGTTCTCCAGCACCAGAAACCCCGATATCCTTTGAAGATGAAGTGGATAGGGCTGGTGCTTGCCAAATTAGACTCCCTTGGGGGTTTTGAGTGTTTCCTCTAATGGTAGCTTGGGCGTCGAGGTTGCCCAGGGTAATCTGAGATAGCAGGTTATTGGGAGATGCGTTGGCGTAGCCGCTCCTGCGGAGCATCGCATCCACCGGAAGGGCAGCAATAAAATCGAAGGCTAGAGGCATTGCCTGCCCTTTAGTTCCCCCTTGCTGGTCACTAGCCAGTTTTACCTGACCACGCCCAGTAATTTTCCCACCAGCCTCAGGTTTTACTAAGAAATCCGTCAGGACCACTTGGGAAAAATTCCCAGCCAAGTCAGCCCGAATCTGAGCCAACTTAACCTTATCTATGGTGGTCACTTTAGTATTGCGTAGTTTGCCAGTCACCTCTGGCTGGTCAATTGGACCGGTAATCGATAACTCCGCAGCCATTTCCCCATTTACTGGCACTGGGGATTTAACCGGAATAGTTTTGAGCAGTTTCGCCAAGCTAAAGGGTGTGACCTCAACATTCAGGTCAAACCCTTTTGTCCAACCAACTTGACCAGATACCAACGCCTCAATTGCGCCATAACTCCCCTGAGTTTTTTCCAAGCGCACCCGGTCTCCCTGGAAGCGCAGTCTAGCGCTAGCCTTCACCGGTTCCTTCAACGGGTTTACTTGCACCTGAATCCCTTTAAATTCCGCCTTACCCTTGACATCGGGAATGTCCTTAATCGAAGGCAGGGAAATATTCAGTTTGGCATCTAATTCACCAGATTGGAGATTAGCTGGGATATTGGGAATAACCGCTTTGATTAACGGCATCAGCTCCGCCAATGCCAAGTTTTGGACGTTGACCCTAGCTTTAGTTTGCCCAGTTGTCAGCCATGTCTTGCCCTTCAGTTTGGTCTTACCCTCAGCAATAGCAGTTGTGATACTATACTTGAGACGCTTATTTTTGTCAGATAAGCCAGCAGTAGCATCAAGTCTTACCTTGAATGGACTAGTCTGACCATAGGGTAAGAGGGAAATTTTACCATTCCAAACCCGCACCTTAGCATCAAAATCAATCGGAGGAGAGAAGGAATTATCGAAATTCAAGTCTTTTAAATTAATCCACTCTCCATTTGCCTCTTGTTGGGCATACACATCCACATGTACCAAGTTAATGGTGACAGGCAAAGGGCGTTTTAGAAGCAAAGGCAAGGGATTAAAACCTACTTTGATCTTTTTGATAGCCACATGGTCAGGGTCAGTGGTGGTAGCTGGGATAGAGGATGGTCCCAACTCTAGGCTAGTCAGGTATAGGGCTTTCAGTTGTCCAACCCGTACATCTCGCTGGATAACCTTACTCAGTTCAGTTTCAATCCAGCCAGGTAAGTTTTGGTATAGCCACATCCTGACCCCAAAATATCCCACCAGACCAATGGTCAGGGAGATCATGGCAAAGGTAATAGTAGAGGGGCGTTTTCCCCATTGCAGTACAGTGGCTACAGCACTCCGGCTTTGATTTACCTCTGGTTCAGGGGGAGGATTTTGGGAAGGCTTGGTCATATCCGAATATTAGGATGATTAGAGGATTTGCTGAAAATTATTCCAGATCGGCTGCAATATATTCCGGAAATTGACTGATACAGGGTCGCTAAAATTTTATGGAGGAACTCACAAGCCAAAACCCCGCGTTTTTAAACCACTGGATGTAGGCTCGCAGCGACTTTAGTCGCCTAGAAAAAAACCTAGCAAAATCCGGAATCATCGTTAATGCTGATATAGTCTTAGATATAGGGTACAGGCTGTGAAACCGTTGGCTCAACCGGGGTAGAGAACCGCAATTGATTGACCGTAGGTCACGCTGGGCGAACGCCCATAAAGTAGTAATGCCCGGAGGGAAGGGAGAATCCTCCTTTCTTGATGCAGTCGCTCATGGGGGAAACCCCCTGTTCCCTTGCTGCATCGCTAAAAACCCAATCGTCAATTAACCGTTGGCGTGTGAACCTAGAAGAATCACTTTTGAGATAAAAACGGTGCGCTTGACCCATTAAGAATTAAATTCGCCACGGGTCGCACCGCAAAGTACGGTGGGGTTAGAAGTTACCGTAAGAAGAGTGGAGCCTTTATAGTTAGTTGGCTATGAGTAAACAGTTTTAACCTTTTTGATTAAGGCTCCACTCTTCTAAGGTTTCGTTTCCGGCACACCGAAACTTGAGGAAAAGGAAGGGAAACGGACTTTTAAGGCACTTCCAGTAAGTACTCGTTCGCGTAGCGTCGGCTAAAGCCGATACGCAATCGCGAGAACTGCCCTCTAGGTCTGTCGTGAATTGACTGGGGACTTGGTGTTTTCAAGGGTTTGCGGGTTTTGTACTGTCCTGTTTTTGGCGGCGTCAAATATTGGAACTCGGCGGTTTACGGCGGTTCGTTGATCTAAGAATCCCCGCGTCTAATGACCGGGGAGTGTCAATGGTGAAAATTCTGAAGATAGGGTGATCGGGTAATGGGGATAATTGGTGATGGGTTAATCTGGTTTTTGAGCGGCCAGCCCTGAAACGCTACTATAAACTTAAAGGATAGGAGTAGACATCAATACAGAACAGCAAGACCATGCGATCGCGCTTACTGCCTAGTAGTATCCTTAGGGATTAGTAAGAGCTACTACTGATGCTTGGCTTCCTCGAAGTTTAATGAGTCGAGTAAACAACATCTTGAACTTGGGTAAATCGAATCGGTCGATACTGTCCGGTCACAAACAGCTCAATTTGAACAAGTTTTTTGTAGGAGGATATGAATGACATCCTATGCAGCGTCTTCTGCTAGAGCAGAAATGAGTGAACTCCGACGACTAAAAACCTTACTACCACCAGAGCTACAAAGCTGGGTGATGGTGGAAGGATCCACAGAAGTGAATCCCCCTTTGGTTCGTTGTGAAGAACTGGGTTCAGACGAGGTAGAAATTCAAATTGACCTAACTAAATGGGAGCAGCTCGCCCTTGACCAGCGTAACCTGCTGTTTTGGCATGAAGTTGCCCGGATTCAAAATGACACAATTCCTAAAGAAGGGTGGGAAATGGCAGCCCTAGCCATTGGTTTAGGGGGTGCTGTCGGGGAACTCTGGGTACAAGATGGCTTATTGCTGCTGTTGGCTTTAGCCCTTTGTGGAGTATCAGGTTGGCGACTGTATCAAAAAAACAATGGGGAGAAAAACCTCAAATATGCCATCGAAGCTGACGAAAAAGCGATCGCACTTGCCACTCGCTTCGGCTACACCCTACCCAATGCCTACAAGAGTCTAGGCAGTGCCTTGAAAACCTTAATTGAAATCACCCCTAGTCGTCGTCTACGGCGCAGATACGAAGACCGGCTGTCTGCTCTCAAACGCAGTGCTGCTAAAGCCAAAGCCCAAGCCAAAGCCAAGCGAGAAGGCACAACCATGTAGTGTGATGTCTAGGCAAGACTTAACTGTTGGTTGATGGTTGATGGTTGATGGTTGATTGTTAACTGTTGATTGTTAACTGTTGTTTGTTCACCTTCAACCAAATAACCTTCAACCAAATAACCTACCCAAAGGGAACCCCAAAGGCGAACAACATTTTAGAATTAAGAATTTAGAATTTAGAATTTAGAATTCTACATTCTGCATTCTGAGAAACAACCTACCCAAAGGGAACCCCAAAGGCGAACAACCTTCAACCCCATAACCTACCCAAAGGGAACGCCAAAGGCGAACAACCTTCAACCAAATAACCTTCAACCAAAGAATTTTAAACCAAATAACCTTCAACCAAAGAATTTTAAACCAAATAACCTTCAACCAAATAACCTTCAACCAAATAACCTTCAACCAAATAACCTTCAACCAAATAACCTTCAACAGACCCCTAAAGCTGACCGATCATTTTATGGGTCTGAGGGATCACTCGTACTTGCTTAAGAGAACGCTTCATTAAAACCTGCCAAGCCAGAACCTGCTCCGGAGTAGGAGTAACTATGGGTTGCCCAGAGCCCTCCACCGGAGTCACTGGTTGCAGAAATACTGGAATTTCCGGGCTAAGCGCTGCTACTAAATCGGCAGATTGTTCTAAGTCCGTGGGGTCAGTGTGGTAATCAATAATTAACTTGACAAATACCTCGACAGATGAGTTGTGGCACACCTTCAGAAATTCCCTGTGATCCGCCCATCTGTTCTCTCCACTCACACTGGGCAACTTGATATCCATACCCACTGAATCCAAATAGGGCAAAACCCTTGCTATCTCTTCAGGACGATGACCGCCAGTTTCTAGGTAAATGGGCAATCCAGTTAACTGTCGTAGCTCAGGCAGAAATTCCACCAGAAACGGAGTATGAAGTAAAGGTTCACCCCCAGTCAGGCTAATGCTATCGTGCAATCGATGTTTATTTTGTCTGTCAACCCATTTCAGTAGCGATCGCAAGGGGACTGGATTTGGATAAGTTTCAAAATCACGCTTACCGGGAGTCTGTTCCACCTGACATTGAGGAGGCACAGCCCAGGTATGGAAACTGTCGCAGAAATGACATCTTAGATCACATAGGGCAAACCGGATAAAGATCTGACGAGTGCCAACATTTAGCCCTTCCCCTTGAATAGCAGAAAAAACTTCGATTAGGCGGGCAGTTGGTTGAGTACCACAGGGCATGTTCACATTTTCAAAGATTTCATGATATTTGACTAAATTTTTGCCGAATCGTAACGTTCTAGGACAAAATAATGGTCAAGACTATAGGTTAGAATCTAGCGGTTTTTCTTTTATGATGGTTGATTCAGTCAAGAACCACAATTTCCAGGTAATCTTTTCACAAGATGCTCCCGTGGTGGAATTACCTACTCGTGTAAGTGTACTAGAAGCTGTGGAGTTTAAGCAACTATTTCAGCAGCTTCTCCAAAAAATTCCTCTACCTGAAACAATCATCTTTGATTTTCACCAGACTACTTTTATCGATAGCAGTGGTATCGGTGCATTAGTGAGTAATCACAAAAGCGCCCTAGAACAAGGGGTTAAAACGTTGCTAAAAAATGTCACTCCCCAAGTCATGTCTGTATTGGTCATGACCGGACTAGACCAAAGGTTAGCTATAGAAGCATCAGATAATAATACCACACGAAACACCAACAAATCAGTAAATCACTTACCAACAACCCATCCCTCAGTTAGATCTCCGGTGAAGCGATTAATCGATATTGTCGGTGCAATCGTGGGTTTGGGCATTACTGCTGTTTTGTTTATTCCTCTTGCCCTTGCTATTAAGCTAGATAGCCCTGGTCCGATTTTTTTTGCTCAAATCCGTTGTGGTTGGATGGGAAAGCGGTTTCGGATCTGGAAATTTCGCTCCATGTGTGCTAACGCTGAACAGCTAAAAAAGAAAGTTAAAAATCAAGCTGATGGCAAAGTTTTTAAAAATGAAAATGACCCCAGAATCACCAGAGTGGGTCATTTTTTACGGAAAACCAGCTTAGATGAACTGCCTCAGTTCTGGAATGTTCTCAAAGGAGAGATGAGTTTAGTAGGGACAAGACCACCAACAGTCAATGAAGTAGAAATATATGAGGTTCCGGAGTGGCAACGTTTAAACGTAAAACCGGGTATCACTGGTGAGTGGCAGGTTAATGGACGCTCAAAAATCCGTAGTTTTGAAGATATCATTCAAATGGACTTAAAATACCAACATCACTGGAGCTTAGCCCATGATATCAGACTTATCTTCAAAACTATCCTGGTAGTGCTTCGTAAAGATGGAATGTAGTTTTATGGTTAGATGAGTTTGGACCCCGCACTTTCGCCCCTAGTGGCGAAGGTGATGGTAGTTGATAAAATGCCAGCCTAGCTTACCTTGGAACCGAAAACTAAATGTTCACGAATAGATGACAATAGACCTCTTGGCAAAGTATTTGTCTGATCTTGTCTTTCTCAATTATTGTCCGCTGATCCGAAGTTACCTTGTCCGCAGTTCCCGTAAACTGCGGCGAAGTCTAATGCCATAGACGGTGTAAACACCAGAATTTTTAAAAGTACCATCAAACTCGATCAATTTAGGCTAATATAGTGGTTCCCACTAGACCGATCTGCATCGACTAGATCATCGGAACCTCCGTGTAGCAGAAGAGTCATTGTTGTTTTTCTCTTACAAAATAGTGGTGCTTATTAATAAAACCTGGAAACTCAGTCGGTTGATGTGCAATGGCAAACCGCTTCGAGCATCTCGTCTAATGGTCCAAACAGACTTGAGTGAAGTTAAAGATGTATTACAGTGGTTTGAGGAATTCACTTCTGAACCACTGCCTCAGGAATTTTGGCAACAGTGTCAAATTGCTTTGGTGGAAGGCTTTACTAATGTAGTACGCCATGCTCATCGACATTTACCTAACACTACAGTAATAGAGCTGGAGCTAAAGTTATTTACTGACGGATTAGAAATGCGGCTTTGGGACTATGGACACCCCTTTGATTTCCAATCCAAGCTGGAATCCCTCTACCAAGAGGACTATGACCCTTTAGAAAAAGAAGGAGGTAGAGGGTTGATGTTTATGAATCAGCTGACAGACGAAGTTTCTTACCAACGTCTGTCTGACCAACGTAATTGCCTACTAATGCGTAAATGGTGCTAGATTTCCCCTGCGGCGCGTTCAATTAAGCTACGCGCCAGACTTTGAATGCCAGTGTGTTCGTAATAGTTGGTAGACATATCCAGAAAAGCAGCCAGATAGTCTAACTTGTCATCAGAAAACTCAATAAAACTTTGCAAATTATTAGCGATTTGTTCTGGGGTCACACCTCGGTCAGTAACGAAATCACTCATCCATCCCTTCACCGATTCAAAGCTTTCACCAATAAAGCTGAGCTTGCTCTGGGAATCATCCCCAGGAATCGCATCCTGAATACCTTTGAAACTGCCACTGTGTTCCAACTCGTTGGGAGTTAGACGCTCTAGAGTTGACTGTACTCCCATGATAAAGTCAGGACCAAGGGGAATCAGGCCATCAAAACAAACCAGTGCTGCCATACGCATTATAGATGCGCCACCATAGTCAGCTAAGGCAGCTACAAAGTCACCAATGCTATCTCCAGGCAGACCATTAATTTGGCAAAAGCCGATCAATTCCCCTACCACTTTGATGGACAGATCGATGGTTTGGGCTTTGTCAGCTTTCGGAGTCAAGCTGTTCAAGAAACCCAACAAGGGAATTTTTTCACCAACCTTGTTCGCTAAAGCTGCTGCCCCCAACGCCGTACCAGTGCTATCAATGGTTTGGTAAATCCACAGCGCTCTTTGGTAGCCCTGGGAGCGGTCATTGAACAGATAGACGGCGCGATCGCCAATTTCCTGAATTACCTCTTCGTCTTCTTCACCAGTGATGGCACGAATGGTATTTTCAAATCCCACTAAATTTTCCCACTCTCCAGGCACAACAAAGTCTAGAGACTTCAGCGCCGAGATGGTCAGGTTCTTCGTTGGCAGATCATCAACGATTTCATAAATTGCTTTGCTCACACTCAGACTCCTTTACAATCTGATACTTCTGAGTCATTAGTCTTTGGTCATTAGTCCTTGGTTATTAGTCCTGAGTGACCAACACCGAGTCTGATGGTAGTTACTGATGGTAGTTACTGATGACTAATGACTGATGACTAATGACCTACTCACCCGTGATTCTTGTGATTCTTATGATTCTTGTGATTGAGGATGGTTATTCCCCATTCACCTTTTTTCTTGTAGCATTTATTTCCTAAAGTCGGGAAAGACCACTGAGGTTAAATTTTGCTAACCAGGCTTTGCGATCGCTAGCGGTAAACGACTTATCTCGGGATTGGATCTTTACCTGGTAGCGCTTACCGACCAAAATAGCGGTTTGAGTTGAACCAATTTCCCGGGCTGGATAACCAGCAATGGTTTGACCACTTTGCTGATATTTGGCAGCAGTGGTAGGAGTGCTGCTGGTATCAGAAATTGAGAGAACTGCCACCTCAGTGCCATCTTTCTTCAACTTGGCTTGAGCAAAGCCTTTTTTCTCCTGGGTATATACTCGTTGATAACCGCCGCCTGATGGTGGGAAAAACTTGTTGAATTGAGACCCTTGAGTGGCATTCTTGGTAACAGCCTGACCACTTCTAGCCTGGCTGCTGGCCTGTTGTGCCTGGTCAAAACGAGAGGGCGCTTTTTGAGCGCAGGATGTTACCAGCAATACTATGCTGAGTAACATGGTCGCTAAAATTGCCTTTACACGAGACATAGTCATCGTTTTCTCCTTGAATGATGTATGCTGCTTATTTAGCGAGACTATCTAGGGGAAACCTTACCAGAGCTATCTACAGGTGCGCGCCCGTTCGCGCCCCGGGTCGGCTTTGCCGATAAGCCGCGACCCAAGGCCGGGTTCCCTAGCCATTGGAAAGCGCGCAAAGACCGAATTTAATTCTTAACGCGGAAAGCGCACCTAATCCGGAAAGCGCACTTAACAAAGATTTCCCAAGTGCCCCATGGCTTGGTCAAATAGGTAACCAGTAACAATATCCCACTCTAGGCATAAAACCACTACCCCCTTCTGGTCTTGAGCAACTGGTCACAACGTTCTGCCAAGGTGTACTCCCTGCTTTGTAGACGAAGTCCAAAGCTGAAACACCTGCCAAAGCCATCCTAGAAAATTGTAGTCAATACTTTGCAAAATGGGGAATAGGGAATAGGGAATGGGAAAACGGGAATAGGGAGCAGCGGATCTGGGCATAGGGAACAGCGGATCTGGGCATAGTTATAGCGCTATGCTTAGCGTCAGAAGTTATAAGTCAGAAGTCAAAAATCAGCTCGGACTAAGTTTCGGAGTTTAGAAGCGATGCAGCAAGGGAACAGGGGAGGCAGTGCGGTCTTGGGGAGGCAGCGCGGTCTTGGGGAGGCAGCGCGGTCTTGGGGGTTCCCCCCATGAGCGACTGCCGTGGTTTCCCCCATGAGCGACTGCATCAAGACAATGTCAAACATGTGAATGGGTAGTGCTATAAAAAATTATGTGTACCTTATAGCTATGAAAAACTCTATACAATTCGACCCAGCTTTAAAAGGATATTACTTATTTTTTTTATAAATCGACTTTCGCAATTTTATCATGACTTTTAATTAAGATTTAATTCCTCTGACATCCGTAAAAATTCTGAAACAAAAAAAAACTAGTTTACACTCAATTGCGGGATTGCACCCATGAAAAATAGTGTTTTTTTAGATAATAATAGAATTATTGGTAAATTCAATTATCAGTTGATATCACAAACTAGTCGTCATAGTTTGGTAATCATACGACCATTACCAATGAGTAATTACTAATTACTAATTACTCATTGGTAATTAGCAAAAGGGAGGATTTATTAGTTGTAGCCATAATCATAATTGGCATAAAGATTCTTGCTGTAGCTCTTTCAAATCCTTTAGAAATGCACAATTTTAATATTTTATCAAGGTAGATTATGTTAATTTTTGTTACAAAAACTGTCATCCAGGCGTAAAATATGGAATTGAAGCCGAATAAATAGTTATAGGCTTAAAATCCCTGATTGGGCATTGTGCACAACCCACCTGACTTGACAATGGTCTTGAGTTCTCAGTGCTAAAGCCAATAAATCATCAATAAACAAATTTGGTGAGTCTACACCCGGCTAGCAACATCTACTAGAGATTATGCGAATCCTAATATATTCTTACAACTATCATCCAGAGCCAATTGGGATTGCCCCCTTGATGACTGAACTAGCAGAAGGGTTGGTCAAAAGAGGGCATGATGTTCGGGTCATTACTGCGATGCCCAACTATCCTCAACGTCAAATTTATGAGGGATATCGACGGAAATTGTATCTTACCGAACACATTAACGGTGTGATTGTAGATCGCTGTTATGTGCGGATTCGCCCAAAACCAAATTTGATCGACCGATTATTGCTAGAGGGCAGCTTTGTTGCTACCAGCTTCCTCAAGGCTCTGATTTATCCTCGCCCTGATATTATTATTTTAACTAGTCCACCACTGCTAGTTTCCCTACCAGCTGCGATTTTGGGGTGGATACACCGAACGCCAGTAATTCTAAATCTCCAAGACATTTTGCCAGAAGCTGCGATTAAAGTAGGCTTACTGAGTAACCAACCTCTAATCCGTGCATTAGAGGTTGTAGAAAGGTTTGCTTACCGCACAGTCACCAAAATCAGTGTTATTGCTGATGGCTTTACCGATAACTTGCGCAGCAAAGGTGTGCCCAGCTCTAAAATTGTCAAGATTCCCAATTGGGTTGATGTTAATTTCATCCGTCCTTTACCAAAAGAAAACAACTCCTTTCGCACTGCCCATAACCTTAATGGTAAGTTCGTTATACTCTACTCTGGTAATATTGCCCTCACTCAAGGTTTAGAAACTCTGATTAAGGCAGCATCTAGGGTAAATCACATTCGAGATATTGTGATTGTGATCGTCGGAGAAGAGAAAGCCTTAGGCCGACTAAAGCA includes:
- a CDS encoding DUF3318 domain-containing protein — translated: MTSYAASSARAEMSELRRLKTLLPPELQSWVMVEGSTEVNPPLVRCEELGSDEVEIQIDLTKWEQLALDQRNLLFWHEVARIQNDTIPKEGWEMAALAIGLGGAVGELWVQDGLLLLLALALCGVSGWRLYQKNNGEKNLKYAIEADEKAIALATRFGYTLPNAYKSLGSALKTLIEITPSRRLRRRYEDRLSALKRSAAKAKAQAKAKREGTTM
- a CDS encoding 7-carboxy-7-deazaguanine synthase QueE, with the translated sequence MPCGTQPTARLIEVFSAIQGEGLNVGTRQIFIRFALCDLRCHFCDSFHTWAVPPQCQVEQTPGKRDFETYPNPVPLRSLLKWVDRQNKHRLHDSISLTGGEPLLHTPFLVEFLPELRQLTGLPIYLETGGHRPEEIARVLPYLDSVGMDIKLPSVSGENRWADHREFLKVCHNSSVEVFVKLIIDYHTDPTDLEQSADLVAALSPEIPVFLQPVTPVEGSGQPIVTPTPEQVLAWQVLMKRSLKQVRVIPQTHKMIGQL
- a CDS encoding sugar transferase, whose amino-acid sequence is MVDSVKNHNFQVIFSQDAPVVELPTRVSVLEAVEFKQLFQQLLQKIPLPETIIFDFHQTTFIDSSGIGALVSNHKSALEQGVKTLLKNVTPQVMSVLVMTGLDQRLAIEASDNNTTRNTNKSVNHLPTTHPSVRSPVKRLIDIVGAIVGLGITAVLFIPLALAIKLDSPGPIFFAQIRCGWMGKRFRIWKFRSMCANAEQLKKKVKNQADGKVFKNENDPRITRVGHFLRKTSLDELPQFWNVLKGEMSLVGTRPPTVNEVEIYEVPEWQRLNVKPGITGEWQVNGRSKIRSFEDIIQMDLKYQHHWSLAHDIRLIFKTILVVLRKDGM
- a CDS encoding ATP-binding protein produces the protein MLINKTWKLSRLMCNGKPLRASRLMVQTDLSEVKDVLQWFEEFTSEPLPQEFWQQCQIALVEGFTNVVRHAHRHLPNTTVIELELKLFTDGLEMRLWDYGHPFDFQSKLESLYQEDYDPLEKEGGRGLMFMNQLTDEVSYQRLSDQRNCLLMRKWC
- a CDS encoding glycosyltransferase family 4 protein, yielding MRILIYSYNYHPEPIGIAPLMTELAEGLVKRGHDVRVITAMPNYPQRQIYEGYRRKLYLTEHINGVIVDRCYVRIRPKPNLIDRLLLEGSFVATSFLKALIYPRPDIIILTSPPLLVSLPAAILGWIHRTPVILNLQDILPEAAIKVGLLSNQPLIRALEVVERFAYRTVTKISVIADGFTDNLRSKGVPSSKIVKIPNWVDVNFIRPLPKENNSFRTAHNLNGKFVILYSGNIALTQGLETLIKAASRVNHIRDIVIVIVGEEKALGRLKQCCRNWKANNVKLLPFQPREKLPEMLAAADVGLVIQKQNVISFNMPSKIQVLLASGRPILASVPANGTAARAVKKSGGGIVVPPEDPETLAATILELYNDPATVTLLGNRSRQHALQYYSFDQALNRYEELFSDIQKKRLLAAVQKS